A single window of Bufo bufo chromosome 10, aBufBuf1.1, whole genome shotgun sequence DNA harbors:
- the ATG13 gene encoding autophagy-related protein 13 isoform X2 — protein MDADLSPQDRKDLDKFVKFFALKAVQVIVQARLGDKICTRSSSSPTGSDWFNLAIKDIPEVTQEAKKALSGQLPAVGRSMCVEISLKTSEGDSMELEVWCLEMNEKCDRDIKVSYTVYNRLSLLLKSLLAVTRVTPAYRLSRKQGHEYVILYRIYFGDVQLLGLKEGFQAVRVGTVGTPIGTLTLTCAYRTNLAFMSTQQYERTQPIMGIIIDHFVDRPFPSTSHMHPCNYRAPEEPGAVYPSVEDSQDVCATSFSTSPPSQCVFTLSKAQCQTATPVVTDSHRVLTMGLTFPHQLYSSRLSYQPAVLGAGSSDLGYPVALAAGVSATLPHQMMVPGKEGGLPNITAQPAHGTQADHDRAVLTSPLHVTGTASSSEEADIPSGSSTAGRSSSPNKSPHILFTRKVGAFVDKPSPQVTYASTDIPFAVFAPKLIEVENTDPMLVCPETPEEVTPDARSLQSSCSSSEVPQDDFVMVDFRPAFSKDDLPMDVGTFYREFQNPPQLSSLSIDIAIQSMAEDLDSLPEKLAMHEKNMEEFDAFVDSLQ, from the exons ATGGACGCCGACCTCAGCCCACAGGACCGAAAGGACTTGGACAAATTTGTCAAATTCTTTGCATTAAAG GCAGTCCAGGTCATCGTACAAGCTCGGCTTGGAGATAAGATATGCACTCGCTCCTCTTCCTCTCCGACAGGGTCAGACTGG TTTAATTTAGCGATAAAAGACATCCCCGAGGTGACTCAAGAAGCCAAGAAAGCTCTTTCAGGCCAGCTGCCAGCCGTGGGGCGCTCCATGTGCGTGGAGATCTCCCTGAAGACCTCAGAG GGAGACTCCATGGAGCTTGAAGTCTGGTGTTTGGAAATGAATGAAAA ATGTGACCGGGACATTAAAGTctcctatactgtatataatcgtcTGTCGTTACTACTGAAATCATTACTTGCTGTCACCCGGGTGACCCCAGCCTACAGGCTGTCCAGGAAGCAAGGGCATGAATACGTCATTCTCTACAG GATTTATTTTGGAGATGTCCAGCTCTTGGGACTTAAAGAAG GGTTCCAAGCAGTACGTGTCGGGACAGTAGGGACACCCATTGGAACGCTCACCTTGACCTGCGCCTATAGAACCAATCTGGCCTTCATGTCTACCCA GCAGTATGAAAGGACCCAGCCCATCATGGGGATTATTATTGATCATTTTGTTGACCGACCTTTCCCCAGCACCTCACACATGCATCCCTGCAACTACAG GGCACCCGAGGAGCCAGGAGCTGTATACCCGTCTGTGGAGGATTCTCAGGatgtctgtgccacatccttttctACATCTCCTCCGTCACAG TGTGTGTTCACTCTCAGTAAGGCCCAGTGTCAGACAGCCACTCCTGTGGTTACGGACTCCCACAGGGTCCTGACGATGGGACTGACCTTCCCTCACCAA CTGTACAGCTCTCGCCTTTCTTAccagccagctgtccttggagctGGATCCTCAGACCTGGGCTACCCTGTGGCCTTGGCTGCTGGAGTGAGTGCTACCCTTCCACATCAG ATGATGGTACCAGGAAAGGAAGGGGGGTTGCCCAATATTACAGCCCAACCAGCACATGGTACTCAAGCAGATCATGACAGAGCGGTTCTGACTTCACCATTACATGTAACTGGCACTGCTTCCAGCAG TGAGGAAGCGGATATCCCGTCTGGCagcagcactgcagggaggagctCTTCCCCCAATAAGTCTCCTCATATCCTTTTCACCCGTAAAGTTGGGGCCTTTGTGGACAAACCTTCCCCTCAG GTCACTTACGCTAGCACAGATATACCATTCGCAGTGTTTGCACCCAAACTAATTGAGGTGGAGAACACCGACCCCATG TTGGTTTGTCCCGAGACTCCAGAGGAGGTGACACCAGATGCCCGCAGCCTGCAGAGCTCCTGCTCAAGCAGTGAAGTGCCCCAGGATGACTTTGTTATGGTGGACTTT cGACCGGCTTTTTCTAAAGATGACCTTCCTATGGACGTGGGGACTTTCTATCGGGAATTTCAGAACCCGCCTCAGCTGAGCAGCCTTTCTATTGATATCGCTATCCAGTCAATGGCAGAAGACCtg GATTCGCTGCCGGAAAAGTTGGCCATGCATGAAAAAAACATGGAGGAGTTTGATGCCTTTGTTGATTCCCTGCAGTAA
- the ATG13 gene encoding autophagy-related protein 13 isoform X1 encodes MDADLSPQDRKDLDKFVKFFALKAVQVIVQARLGDKICTRSSSSPTGSDWFNLAIKDIPEVTQEAKKALSGQLPAVGRSMCVEISLKTSEGDSMELEVWCLEMNEKCDRDIKVSYTVYNRLSLLLKSLLAVTRVTPAYRLSRKQGHEYVILYRIYFGDVQLLGLKEGFQAVRVGTVGTPIGTLTLTCAYRTNLAFMSTQQYERTQPIMGIIIDHFVDRPFPSTSHMHPCNYRAPEEPGAVYPSVEDSQDVCATSFSTSPPSQCVFTLSKAQCQTATPVVTDSHRVLTMGLTFPHQLYSSRLSYQPAVLGAGSSDLGYPVALAAGVSATLPHQMMVPGKEGGLPNITAQPAHGTQADHDRAVLTSPLHVTGTASSSEEADIPSGSSTAGRSSSPNKSPHILFTRKVGAFVDKPSPQVTYASTDIPFAVFAPKLIEVENTDPMLVCPETPEEVTPDARSLQSSCSSSEVPQDDFVMVDFRPAFSKDDLPMDVGTFYREFQNPPQLSSLSIDIAIQSMAEDLGRPHQQLINTPEQDSLPEKLAMHEKNMEEFDAFVDSLQ; translated from the exons ATGGACGCCGACCTCAGCCCACAGGACCGAAAGGACTTGGACAAATTTGTCAAATTCTTTGCATTAAAG GCAGTCCAGGTCATCGTACAAGCTCGGCTTGGAGATAAGATATGCACTCGCTCCTCTTCCTCTCCGACAGGGTCAGACTGG TTTAATTTAGCGATAAAAGACATCCCCGAGGTGACTCAAGAAGCCAAGAAAGCTCTTTCAGGCCAGCTGCCAGCCGTGGGGCGCTCCATGTGCGTGGAGATCTCCCTGAAGACCTCAGAG GGAGACTCCATGGAGCTTGAAGTCTGGTGTTTGGAAATGAATGAAAA ATGTGACCGGGACATTAAAGTctcctatactgtatataatcgtcTGTCGTTACTACTGAAATCATTACTTGCTGTCACCCGGGTGACCCCAGCCTACAGGCTGTCCAGGAAGCAAGGGCATGAATACGTCATTCTCTACAG GATTTATTTTGGAGATGTCCAGCTCTTGGGACTTAAAGAAG GGTTCCAAGCAGTACGTGTCGGGACAGTAGGGACACCCATTGGAACGCTCACCTTGACCTGCGCCTATAGAACCAATCTGGCCTTCATGTCTACCCA GCAGTATGAAAGGACCCAGCCCATCATGGGGATTATTATTGATCATTTTGTTGACCGACCTTTCCCCAGCACCTCACACATGCATCCCTGCAACTACAG GGCACCCGAGGAGCCAGGAGCTGTATACCCGTCTGTGGAGGATTCTCAGGatgtctgtgccacatccttttctACATCTCCTCCGTCACAG TGTGTGTTCACTCTCAGTAAGGCCCAGTGTCAGACAGCCACTCCTGTGGTTACGGACTCCCACAGGGTCCTGACGATGGGACTGACCTTCCCTCACCAA CTGTACAGCTCTCGCCTTTCTTAccagccagctgtccttggagctGGATCCTCAGACCTGGGCTACCCTGTGGCCTTGGCTGCTGGAGTGAGTGCTACCCTTCCACATCAG ATGATGGTACCAGGAAAGGAAGGGGGGTTGCCCAATATTACAGCCCAACCAGCACATGGTACTCAAGCAGATCATGACAGAGCGGTTCTGACTTCACCATTACATGTAACTGGCACTGCTTCCAGCAG TGAGGAAGCGGATATCCCGTCTGGCagcagcactgcagggaggagctCTTCCCCCAATAAGTCTCCTCATATCCTTTTCACCCGTAAAGTTGGGGCCTTTGTGGACAAACCTTCCCCTCAG GTCACTTACGCTAGCACAGATATACCATTCGCAGTGTTTGCACCCAAACTAATTGAGGTGGAGAACACCGACCCCATG TTGGTTTGTCCCGAGACTCCAGAGGAGGTGACACCAGATGCCCGCAGCCTGCAGAGCTCCTGCTCAAGCAGTGAAGTGCCCCAGGATGACTTTGTTATGGTGGACTTT cGACCGGCTTTTTCTAAAGATGACCTTCCTATGGACGTGGGGACTTTCTATCGGGAATTTCAGAACCCGCCTCAGCTGAGCAGCCTTTCTATTGATATCGCTATCCAGTCAATGGCAGAAGACCtg GGCAGACCTCACCAGCAACTGATTAATACTCCTGAACAA GATTCGCTGCCGGAAAAGTTGGCCATGCATGAAAAAAACATGGAGGAGTTTGATGCCTTTGTTGATTCCCTGCAGTAA
- the ATG13 gene encoding autophagy-related protein 13 isoform X3 — MDADLSPQDRKDLDKFVKFFALKAVQVIVQARLGDKICTRSSSSPTGSDWFNLAIKDIPEVTQEAKKALSGQLPAVGRSMCVEISLKTSEGDSMELEVWCLEMNEKCDRDIKVSYTVYNRLSLLLKSLLAVTRVTPAYRLSRKQGHEYVILYRIYFGDVQLLGLKEGFQAVRVGTVGTPIGTLTLTCAYRTNLAFMSTQQYERTQPIMGIIIDHFVDRPFPSTSHMHPCNYRAPEEPGAVYPSVEDSQDVCATSFSTSPPSQLYSSRLSYQPAVLGAGSSDLGYPVALAAGVSATLPHQMMVPGKEGGLPNITAQPAHGTQADHDRAVLTSPLHVTGTASSSEEADIPSGSSTAGRSSSPNKSPHILFTRKVGAFVDKPSPQVTYASTDIPFAVFAPKLIEVENTDPMLVCPETPEEVTPDARSLQSSCSSSEVPQDDFVMVDFRPAFSKDDLPMDVGTFYREFQNPPQLSSLSIDIAIQSMAEDLDSLPEKLAMHEKNMEEFDAFVDSLQ, encoded by the exons ATGGACGCCGACCTCAGCCCACAGGACCGAAAGGACTTGGACAAATTTGTCAAATTCTTTGCATTAAAG GCAGTCCAGGTCATCGTACAAGCTCGGCTTGGAGATAAGATATGCACTCGCTCCTCTTCCTCTCCGACAGGGTCAGACTGG TTTAATTTAGCGATAAAAGACATCCCCGAGGTGACTCAAGAAGCCAAGAAAGCTCTTTCAGGCCAGCTGCCAGCCGTGGGGCGCTCCATGTGCGTGGAGATCTCCCTGAAGACCTCAGAG GGAGACTCCATGGAGCTTGAAGTCTGGTGTTTGGAAATGAATGAAAA ATGTGACCGGGACATTAAAGTctcctatactgtatataatcgtcTGTCGTTACTACTGAAATCATTACTTGCTGTCACCCGGGTGACCCCAGCCTACAGGCTGTCCAGGAAGCAAGGGCATGAATACGTCATTCTCTACAG GATTTATTTTGGAGATGTCCAGCTCTTGGGACTTAAAGAAG GGTTCCAAGCAGTACGTGTCGGGACAGTAGGGACACCCATTGGAACGCTCACCTTGACCTGCGCCTATAGAACCAATCTGGCCTTCATGTCTACCCA GCAGTATGAAAGGACCCAGCCCATCATGGGGATTATTATTGATCATTTTGTTGACCGACCTTTCCCCAGCACCTCACACATGCATCCCTGCAACTACAG GGCACCCGAGGAGCCAGGAGCTGTATACCCGTCTGTGGAGGATTCTCAGGatgtctgtgccacatccttttctACATCTCCTCCGTCACAG CTGTACAGCTCTCGCCTTTCTTAccagccagctgtccttggagctGGATCCTCAGACCTGGGCTACCCTGTGGCCTTGGCTGCTGGAGTGAGTGCTACCCTTCCACATCAG ATGATGGTACCAGGAAAGGAAGGGGGGTTGCCCAATATTACAGCCCAACCAGCACATGGTACTCAAGCAGATCATGACAGAGCGGTTCTGACTTCACCATTACATGTAACTGGCACTGCTTCCAGCAG TGAGGAAGCGGATATCCCGTCTGGCagcagcactgcagggaggagctCTTCCCCCAATAAGTCTCCTCATATCCTTTTCACCCGTAAAGTTGGGGCCTTTGTGGACAAACCTTCCCCTCAG GTCACTTACGCTAGCACAGATATACCATTCGCAGTGTTTGCACCCAAACTAATTGAGGTGGAGAACACCGACCCCATG TTGGTTTGTCCCGAGACTCCAGAGGAGGTGACACCAGATGCCCGCAGCCTGCAGAGCTCCTGCTCAAGCAGTGAAGTGCCCCAGGATGACTTTGTTATGGTGGACTTT cGACCGGCTTTTTCTAAAGATGACCTTCCTATGGACGTGGGGACTTTCTATCGGGAATTTCAGAACCCGCCTCAGCTGAGCAGCCTTTCTATTGATATCGCTATCCAGTCAATGGCAGAAGACCtg GATTCGCTGCCGGAAAAGTTGGCCATGCATGAAAAAAACATGGAGGAGTTTGATGCCTTTGTTGATTCCCTGCAGTAA
- the ATG13 gene encoding autophagy-related protein 13 isoform X4, whose amino-acid sequence MDADLSPQDRKDLDKFVKFFALKAVQVIVQARLGDKICTRSSSSPTGSDWFNLAIKDIPEVTQEAKKALSGQLPAVGRSMCVEISLKTSEGDSMELEVWCLEMNEKCDRDIKVSYTVYNRLSLLLKSLLAVTRVTPAYRLSRKQGHEYVILYRIYFGDVQLLGLKEGFQAVRVGTVGTPIGTLTLTCAYRTNLAFMSTQQYERTQPIMGIIIDHFVDRPFPSTSHMHPCNYRAPEEPGAVYPSVEDSQDVCATSFSTSPPSQMMVPGKEGGLPNITAQPAHGTQADHDRAVLTSPLHVTGTASSSEEADIPSGSSTAGRSSSPNKSPHILFTRKVGAFVDKPSPQVTYASTDIPFAVFAPKLIEVENTDPMLVCPETPEEVTPDARSLQSSCSSSEVPQDDFVMVDFRPAFSKDDLPMDVGTFYREFQNPPQLSSLSIDIAIQSMAEDLDSLPEKLAMHEKNMEEFDAFVDSLQ is encoded by the exons ATGGACGCCGACCTCAGCCCACAGGACCGAAAGGACTTGGACAAATTTGTCAAATTCTTTGCATTAAAG GCAGTCCAGGTCATCGTACAAGCTCGGCTTGGAGATAAGATATGCACTCGCTCCTCTTCCTCTCCGACAGGGTCAGACTGG TTTAATTTAGCGATAAAAGACATCCCCGAGGTGACTCAAGAAGCCAAGAAAGCTCTTTCAGGCCAGCTGCCAGCCGTGGGGCGCTCCATGTGCGTGGAGATCTCCCTGAAGACCTCAGAG GGAGACTCCATGGAGCTTGAAGTCTGGTGTTTGGAAATGAATGAAAA ATGTGACCGGGACATTAAAGTctcctatactgtatataatcgtcTGTCGTTACTACTGAAATCATTACTTGCTGTCACCCGGGTGACCCCAGCCTACAGGCTGTCCAGGAAGCAAGGGCATGAATACGTCATTCTCTACAG GATTTATTTTGGAGATGTCCAGCTCTTGGGACTTAAAGAAG GGTTCCAAGCAGTACGTGTCGGGACAGTAGGGACACCCATTGGAACGCTCACCTTGACCTGCGCCTATAGAACCAATCTGGCCTTCATGTCTACCCA GCAGTATGAAAGGACCCAGCCCATCATGGGGATTATTATTGATCATTTTGTTGACCGACCTTTCCCCAGCACCTCACACATGCATCCCTGCAACTACAG GGCACCCGAGGAGCCAGGAGCTGTATACCCGTCTGTGGAGGATTCTCAGGatgtctgtgccacatccttttctACATCTCCTCCGTCACAG ATGATGGTACCAGGAAAGGAAGGGGGGTTGCCCAATATTACAGCCCAACCAGCACATGGTACTCAAGCAGATCATGACAGAGCGGTTCTGACTTCACCATTACATGTAACTGGCACTGCTTCCAGCAG TGAGGAAGCGGATATCCCGTCTGGCagcagcactgcagggaggagctCTTCCCCCAATAAGTCTCCTCATATCCTTTTCACCCGTAAAGTTGGGGCCTTTGTGGACAAACCTTCCCCTCAG GTCACTTACGCTAGCACAGATATACCATTCGCAGTGTTTGCACCCAAACTAATTGAGGTGGAGAACACCGACCCCATG TTGGTTTGTCCCGAGACTCCAGAGGAGGTGACACCAGATGCCCGCAGCCTGCAGAGCTCCTGCTCAAGCAGTGAAGTGCCCCAGGATGACTTTGTTATGGTGGACTTT cGACCGGCTTTTTCTAAAGATGACCTTCCTATGGACGTGGGGACTTTCTATCGGGAATTTCAGAACCCGCCTCAGCTGAGCAGCCTTTCTATTGATATCGCTATCCAGTCAATGGCAGAAGACCtg GATTCGCTGCCGGAAAAGTTGGCCATGCATGAAAAAAACATGGAGGAGTTTGATGCCTTTGTTGATTCCCTGCAGTAA
- the LOC120980219 gene encoding SPRY domain-containing SOCS box protein 3-like, whose translation MGGRRGQQHTDTGLGPLMPPMPCGYVKENWLWEANERCPSVELCHGRQEVYFHTDPVLESCGTAGVRGDTGFLQGEHYWEIEFLEPPSGLSVMVGVGTSRAPLCAGNFQYVNLLGLDAESWGLSYKGKIWHGGSSQQYAEPFYEEGTLIGVHLNMEEGTLTFYKDRQSLGLAFTGLHKVQLPLFPMVSSTSPGTELALGLRCGTLPTLEERCLSTLARNLTQRDSADLLPLPAVVRWKLKNWKN comes from the exons ATGGGAGGCAGACGAGGACAGCAGCACACTGACACCGG GCTAGGACCATTGATGCCCCCCATGCCATGTGGCTACGTGAAGGAAAACTGGCTGTGGGAAGCAAATGAGCGGTGTCCGTCGGTGGAGCTGTGCCATGGTCGGCAAGAGGTTTATTTCCACACAGATCCTGTCCTGGAGAGCTGCGGTACGGCTGGAGTGCGGGGGGATACAG GTTTCCTACAAGGAGAACATTACTGGGAGATCGAATTCCTGGAACCCCCCTCTGGACTATCCGTTATGGTTGGTGTTGGCACCAGCAGAGCCCCACTGTGTGCCGGAAATTTCCAGTATGTCAACTTACTGG GCCTGGATGCAGAGAGCTGGGGTCTGTCCTATAAAGGCAAAATCTGGCATGGAGGCAGCAGCCAGCAATACGCGGAGCCATTCTACGAGGAGGGGACGCTGATCGGCGTGCATCTCAACATGGAGGAGGGGACGCTGACGTTTTACAAAGACAGGCAGAGCTTGGGACTTGCCTTCACAGGACTGCACAAG GTGCAGCTGCCACTGTTTCCCATGGTTTCTTCCACCAGCCCTGGCACAGAGTTAGCCCTGGGATTACGCTGTGGCACTTTACCAACTCTAGAGGAGCGATGCCTCAGTACGCTGGCTCGGAATCTGACACAAAGGGACTCCGCTGATCTGCTCCCTCTACCAGCAGttgtcagatggaagctgaaaaacTGGAAGAACTGA